One genomic region from Anguilla rostrata isolate EN2019 chromosome 2, ASM1855537v3, whole genome shotgun sequence encodes:
- the LOC135248493 gene encoding ras-related protein Rab-37-like isoform X2, with the protein MSTKKESKSGKVVPNGTSKHFLERCASTNEYFDIAFKVMLLGDSAVGKTCFLVQFKDGAFLAGSFIATVGIDFRNKVVTVDNVKVKLQIWDTAGQERFRSVTHAYYRDAQALLLLYDITSKSSFDNIRAWLTEIHEYAQKDVVIMLLGNKSDMANERVIKREEGEKLAREYGVPFMETSAKTGVNVELAFLAIAKELKHRAVQQPNEPKFQIHDYIESQKEKSSCCRYV; encoded by the exons ATGTCAACCAAGAAGGAATCGAAGTCAGGAAAGGTTGTTCCAAATGGgacgtcaaaacattttttggaaagATGTGCTTCGACTAATGAGTATTTTGATATCGCATTCAAG GTCATGCTGTTGGGAGACTCGGCAGTGGGGAAGACATGCTTCCTGGTGCAGTTTAAAGATGGGGCCTTTCTCGCCGGCAGTTTCATTGCCACCGTGGGAATAGACTTTAGG AATAAGGTGGTGACAGTGGACAATGTGAAGGTAAAATTGCAG ATATGGGACACGGCAGGACAGGAGAGATTTCGAAGTGTCACTCATGCTTACTACAGGGATGCCCAAG cACTTCTCCTTTTATACGACATCACCAGCAAGTCTTCTTTTGACAACATCAGG GCCTGGCTGACTGAAATTCATGAGTATGCACAGAAGGATGTGGTCATCATGTTGCTAGGCAACAAG TCAGACATGGCCAATGAAAGGGTCATCaaaagggaggaaggagagaagcTGGCCAGG GAATATGGGGTGCCGTTCATGGAGACGAGCGCCAAGACAGGAGTCAACGTGGAGCTAGCCTTCCTGGCCATAGCAAA AGAGTTGAAACATCGGGCTGTCCAACAGCCCAACGAGCCAAAGTTTCAAATCCATGACTACATAGAGTCCCAGAAGGAGAAGTCGAGCTGCTGCAGATACGTGTAA